In one window of Bradyrhizobium sp. AZCC 1721 DNA:
- a CDS encoding CHASE2 domain-containing protein, whose translation MKLRALPRWFKRRVGYARLLCLALLIGFAWLRIADPAPVEEIRIRTFDAFQRIDPRKKTARPVTIVDIDEKSQEKLGQWPWPRTRLADLINELTQLGAVVIAFDAVFSEPDRLNPALAADTFRNLDEETRARLRALPSNDQVFADAIKASRVVLGESGLPEEVTALDKTLPVTGLAMLGEEPQRFMFDFPGLLRNVPVLEHAAAGRGLFTIKPERDGIIRRVPMIMQAQGQTLPSLTFEMLRVASGSGTILIKAEKAGIKSIGVKGFQIPTDRNGQIWVHYARNDASIYVPAINVLEKNVAPDMIAGKLVLIGTSAVGLNDIKTTPVSRAMPGVEIHAQVLETTLTGEVISTPIYGIAVEFATALLFGLLVIAFAPLFGPVTLVALGAAFATALIGTSVYFYAQHRLLIDFTYPLMSTTSIYLTLIFASFVREQAQRRQIRSAFGQYLSPALVEQLAQSPEKLVLGGEEREMTIMFSDMRGFTSISETYKNDPQGLTALMNRFLTPLTNAILDRKGTIDKYMGDAIMAFWNAPLDDKDHELNACEAALDMLDRVDELNQAREQEAKQEGRPFIPLNAGIGLNTGVCVVGNMGSDQRFDYSVFGDSVNLASRLEGQSKEYGFPIIVGSKTALAVKDKFAILELDFIMVKGKKEPEVIYAIAGREDTAQSGRFQRLRNLTIEMLACYRNRDWDGALAVIARGRKTDEANALELLYNLYEARIRGYLENPPPEDWNGAFALLTK comes from the coding sequence ATGAAGCTCCGCGCTCTACCGAGGTGGTTCAAGCGGCGCGTCGGCTACGCCCGGCTGCTGTGCCTTGCGCTGCTGATCGGGTTTGCCTGGCTGCGCATTGCCGACCCGGCGCCGGTCGAGGAAATTCGTATCAGGACTTTTGACGCTTTCCAGCGCATCGACCCGCGCAAGAAAACGGCAAGGCCGGTTACCATCGTCGATATCGACGAGAAGAGCCAGGAAAAACTCGGGCAGTGGCCGTGGCCGCGCACCCGGCTTGCTGACCTCATCAACGAACTGACCCAGCTCGGCGCGGTCGTGATCGCGTTCGACGCGGTGTTTTCGGAGCCCGACCGTCTCAACCCTGCCTTGGCGGCAGATACTTTCCGCAATCTCGACGAGGAAACCCGCGCCAGGCTGCGCGCGCTGCCCAGCAACGACCAGGTCTTTGCCGACGCCATCAAGGCTTCTCGCGTCGTGCTCGGCGAATCCGGCCTGCCGGAGGAAGTCACGGCGCTCGACAAGACGCTGCCGGTCACGGGGCTTGCGATGTTGGGCGAGGAGCCGCAGCGCTTCATGTTCGATTTCCCCGGCCTGTTGCGCAACGTGCCGGTGCTGGAGCACGCCGCCGCCGGGCGGGGCCTGTTCACGATCAAGCCCGAACGCGACGGCATCATCCGGCGAGTGCCGATGATCATGCAGGCGCAGGGCCAGACCTTGCCGTCGCTCACGTTCGAGATGCTGCGGGTCGCCAGCGGTTCGGGCACGATCCTGATCAAGGCCGAAAAGGCCGGCATCAAAAGCATCGGCGTCAAGGGGTTTCAGATTCCAACCGACCGTAATGGCCAGATCTGGGTTCATTATGCCCGCAACGATGCCTCCATCTATGTCCCCGCGATCAATGTGCTGGAGAAAAATGTCGCGCCCGACATGATTGCGGGCAAGCTGGTGCTGATCGGCACCTCGGCGGTCGGCCTCAATGACATCAAGACCACTCCGGTATCGCGCGCCATGCCCGGTGTGGAGATCCACGCCCAGGTGCTCGAGACCACCTTGACCGGCGAGGTGATCTCGACGCCGATCTACGGCATCGCCGTCGAGTTCGCGACCGCGCTTCTGTTCGGGCTTCTGGTGATCGCGTTTGCGCCGCTGTTCGGACCGGTCACGCTGGTTGCCCTCGGTGCGGCGTTTGCCACCGCCCTGATCGGAACGTCGGTGTATTTCTACGCGCAGCATCGGCTGCTGATCGATTTCACCTATCCCCTGATGTCGACCACGTCGATCTATCTGACGCTGATCTTTGCGAGCTTCGTGCGCGAGCAGGCGCAGCGGCGGCAAATCCGCTCCGCCTTCGGCCAGTATCTGTCGCCGGCCTTGGTCGAACAGCTCGCGCAGTCGCCGGAAAAGCTGGTGCTTGGCGGCGAGGAGCGCGAGATGACCATCATGTTCTCCGACATGCGCGGCTTCACCTCGATCTCGGAGACCTACAAGAACGACCCGCAGGGCCTCACGGCGCTGATGAACCGTTTCCTGACGCCGTTGACCAACGCCATCCTCGACCGCAAGGGCACCATCGACAAATACATGGGCGACGCCATCATGGCGTTCTGGAATGCGCCGCTGGATGACAAGGACCACGAGCTCAATGCCTGCGAAGCCGCGCTCGACATGCTGGACCGCGTCGACGAGCTCAACCAGGCGCGCGAGCAGGAGGCCAAGCAAGAGGGACGTCCGTTCATCCCGCTCAATGCCGGCATCGGGCTCAATACCGGCGTCTGCGTGGTCGGGAACATGGGTTCCGACCAGCGCTTCGATTATTCGGTGTTCGGCGACAGCGTCAATCTCGCCTCGCGCCTCGAAGGGCAGTCGAAGGAATATGGTTTTCCTATCATTGTCGGCTCCAAGACCGCGCTCGCGGTCAAGGACAAGTTCGCCATTCTCGAGCTCGACTTCATCATGGTGAAAGGCAAGAAGGAGCCGGAGGTGATCTACGCCATCGCTGGCCGCGAGGACACCGCGCAGTCCGGCCGCTTCCAGCGCCTGCGCAACCTGACGATCGAGATGCTCGCCTGCTATCGCAACCGCGACTGGGACGGCGCGCTGGCGGTCATAGCCCGCGGCCGCAAGACCGACGAGGCAAACGCGCTGGAGCTGCTCTACAATCTCTACGAAGCGCGCATCCGCGGCTATCTCGAAAATCCGCCACCGGAAGACTGGAACGGCGCCTTCGCGCTGCTGACGAAGTGA